From one Raphanus sativus cultivar WK10039 unplaced genomic scaffold, ASM80110v3 Scaffold3242, whole genome shotgun sequence genomic stretch:
- the LOC130506441 gene encoding uncharacterized protein LOC130506441, with product MRFRYAMVCSSNQNRSMEAHFLLKRQGLDVASYGTGSHVKLPGPSAREPNVYDFGTPYKQMFDELRRKDPELYKRNGILQMLKRNLNVKLAPQRWQDNGGDGVFDVVMTFEEKVFDSVLEDLNNREQPLMRTILVMNLEVKDNHEEAAIGGRLALELCQEIEGNETWEDTIDDIVAGFEKQHRRKLVYSISFY from the exons ATGAGGTTCCGGTACGCCATGGTCTGCTCGTCGAACCAGAACCGGAGCATGGAGGCTCACTTCCTCCTCAAGAGGCAAGGTCTCGACGTAGCTTCGTACGGGACAGGATCTCACGTTAAACTACCCGGACCATCCGCGAGAGAGCCTAACGTCTACGACTTCGGAACTCCGTACAAGCAGATGTTCGATGAACTCAGGCGCAAGGATCCCGAGCT TTACAAGAGGAATGGGATCTTGCAGATGCTTAAGAGGAACCTAAACGTGAAGCTAGCTCCTCAGAGATGGCAGGATAATGGTGGTGATGGTGTGTTTGATGTTGTCATGACCTTTGAAGAAAAGGTTTTCGATTCTGTTCTTGAAG ATCTTAATAACAGAGAACAGCCACTTATGAGAACCATACTTGTGATGAACTTGGAGGTTAAAGACAACCACGAAGAAGCAGCTATAGGTGGCCGTCTTGCCTTGGAACTCTGTCAAGag ATTGAAGGGAATGAAACATGGGAAGATACAATAGATGACATTGTCGCTGGCTTCGAAAAACAGCATAGGCGGAAACTTGTCTATAGCATCTCTTTCTACTGA